TGGGCTGATGAAGGGTCTGGTGTTCTGTCGGAGATAGAACAAAACCGTTTTCTTCTGTTTATGGCAACCAATTTCAGCAGGTACTAAGGAACGGTAAGCTTTACCAAACTCTCAGAAGTTTAGTAAAGCTGGCGATTTAGCTCATACGGTTACTTTTTATCAAAACCTTTTTTCTGTTCTTCTCAGGATCACTGAAATGATGATGGCCAGGAAAAAGCCTATAAAGCAGCTTTTTATGATGTAGTCGACTGCCAGGAGTGCCGGACTGGTTTCTTTTAAAAGCATCATCTGGCGGCTGTACTCTTCTTCTGAGATGGTAATACTGCCTTCGGTCAGCAACCTGCTTTTCTCCAGTTCCATTCCCTTAATCGTACCTGTAATATATCCATCAAGGAACTCAGGTACAAGATTCGAAAAAGCAATAATAAACAGGCCTACCACGATACCGATCATCATATACATGATAAAGCTGATCACCATGCCCTGCCAGAAATTTAAAATGCCTCCATTGTGATATTCCCTGAACTCTTTCAAACCAAAGAATATAAACAGGCCAAACAGTATGATCCTGAAATCAAACATCGGTGGTATCAGCAACGGGTGCCTGTTGGAATAAAACAGGACTACAATAAGAACAATACCAAAGAGAGAGCCTATCAGACCATATTTCAGGGGAATCTTAAATATGGGTTTTATACTGCTAAATTGTATCATCTATATATTGCTTTCCCTGGTTAAATACTGCTACTGCTTTTCCTTTGATGGTTTTATTCCAGAAAGGTGAGTTCTTTGATCTTGACTTGTTGCTTTTGCTGTCCAAAACCCACTCACGTGTGGGGTCAAACAGTGTAAGGTTGGCGTGTTCGCCTTCCTTTATCGCTGGTACAGGTAAGTGCAGCAACTTTCTGGGGTTATGGCTTACTGCTTTGATCAATAATTCCATATCAACAGATGTCGACAACATAGCCAGGTTATGAGCCATGGTTTGCAGACTGATGATACCAAAATCGGCCAGGTCAAACTCCAGCTTTTTGCTTTCTTCATCCTGAGGTATATGGCTGGATACGATGACGTCAATGGTACCTTCCTGCAGGCCTTTGATCAAGGCTTTGTTATCTTTCTTTTCTCTAAAGGGAGGATTTACCTTAAAGTTGGTATCAAAACCACTCAGGGCACTGTCATCAAAGGCGGTTTGAAAGGCGGCAATATCGCATGACACTTCCAATCCTCGCTTTTTGGCGGCTTTGATCATGGCTACTGATCTTTCTGAAGAGATGTTGGTAAAGTGCAATCTTCCTCCTGCATACTGTAGCAGTTCCAGATCCCTCTGCACGATCAGCTCCTCAGATAGTTTAGGCATACCTTTCATACCCAGCATGGTACTGTTCACACCCTCGTTCATAGTACCAAACAGGTTGAGCCTGGTATCTTCGGGCAGGTTGATGAGCAGTCCGTTAAATTTTTGAAGGTACTGTAATGATTTCAGCAGGATATCAGTATGCCAAATAGGTTGAATCCCGTCAGAAAAGGCTACCGCTCCTGCATGGTGCAGGTCTATCATCTCGGTCAGTTCCTCACCTTTGGCATCTATGGAGACAGCACCAATTGGGAATATTTCTGTTATTGAACCTGCGTTACGGGATTTCAGGTAGCTGACCTCATTTTTAGTCTGTGTTACCGGCTTATTATTGGGAAGTAACGCAACCCCAGTAAAACCTCCTGCGGTAGCAGTCTCAAGTCCAGAGATAATATCTTCTTTATGTTCGTAACCGGGATCTCCAAATGAAGCACGCATATCAAACCAGCCTGGAGAAAGTATCATTCCTTTAGCATCGATTACTTTGTCTGCATTGGGGGTTTCCTTTCCGATCTTTGCGATGTTTCCCTTATCAATAAGCACATTAACTGTCTTGTTATGATGGGGGGATGGCTCGTCAATTACCTTGGTTGATTTTAGTAGTATCTTCTTCATTTATATTATAGACACATGAAATTATGGTAAAAACCTAATTAATAAAACTTCCATTAACAGAAATATGAGTGCAATGATAATGGCATATTTCCACAGGGGCTGTCCGATATATTTTCTTTCAACAGAACTCTTGAAACCTTCTTTATCCTGCACTTCAAAAATATCTACTTTACCTTTAAAAATCTTTCTCAGGTCATCAACAGTGTATTGCCTCAAGTCAGACTCACCAGGGGAGACATTAAATGCAAGAGTAGTGAGTTTTTTTCCTTCAAACATCAGGTCATAAAAGCCTATGCCCAGGGTAAATCTGGGCACTTCCATAAATACGTTATTGCCGGAAATCCGCTGTGAAGGAATAATCTCTTCATCGCCTCTTCTGAGTTTGAATACATTATCGGTGATAAGCGTATCAGTTCGGAAGATAATATTGGGATCATCAATAAAATAATAGAGCTTAGACTCTTTTGAGGCACTTTGAGCGGCTATGCGGTACATGACAGGCACAAAAATAGCATGAGCCTGCAGACTGGTATAGTCGATGTGGAGTGGAGAGCCAAAGACATAGAGGTTTCCGTTGCCTCTCATTTTTGACAGGAATGGCATTCCGTTGTTGTATTTTAATAAAGCAGTCCGGTCCCTGCCCCATTGTACTACTCCGGCAGCCTCAGGCATAGCAAAGCTCTTGTTGGTTTCCTCAAAAACGTTTTCAAAAAACGGATCGTTAAAATCTGGTGTTGCCAGGGCGGCCTTGCCGGTAGAATCCATAGGACTTAAGTTTCCTAGTCCTGACAGTTGCCTGTAGCTGGCTATATCAGGCGCTGAAGCCGGAATAAAAATAATGTTGCCATATTCAGCGAGATATTCATTCAAAGTAATCGCCAGTGAAGGATCAATATTTTCAAGACCATTTACAATCACCAGGTCTGCCTCCGGTATCAGGCTATAGTCGAGGTTTGAAAAGTTGATGCTTTTTAAATTGAATAATTCTTCGTTGCCAAATACATTCTGCACATTGGTAACCTGAGAACTGCTTTTGATCTCCAGTACATCTATTTTCTGACTTCCATTGATGGTGAAGTAAAAATCGTTGTCGAAAGTGACTGGAAACTCTTCAAAGCTGATGCGGCACTTGTTGTTGCCTTCGATATTAAATGCAAGGTCAAAAGTGGCGGTCACGATATTGTTGGGTTTGATATTGACACTGGCCGTGGCTGACTGCACCTCGTCTACATAAACCTTTACGATAAGGTCATTGACCTCCTCCACTCCTATATTTTTGAGTACAACATTTAGCTTTAATTTCTCATCTCCAATGAGAAATGGGTTATCCAGATAAATAGAATCCACATAGACATTGTTAACAGCAGTGAAATTCATAGGTACGAGGTTAACACTATAGGTGCTGTCAAAATGTATTTCTTCTTCCTTGCCGGCTGTTGCAGACTGAAAATCACCAATCCAGTACACATCATAGTTACCGCTCTCCTGCTGTAAGGTAAGCCGCTCCTTAATTTCTTCGAATGACCGTGCCACCCCGGTCATGCGCAGCTCTGTGGTGAGCTCCGTAACATCTTTTTTATTTTGATAAATACCGGAGTGTGTACTGAAGTCGTTAGTAAGTATTTTATATTCTACGGAAGTAGGATAAAGTTCTGTAAGGGTATTAACATACTGCAGAGCCTCGTCAAAAGCCGATATACCTTCATCTACTTCATTACTCATACTCAATGAGTTATCAAGATAAATCAGAGTTTTTCCCTGGGCTGAGGCCTCTTCTTCCGAGGGGAAGAAAGGCTGGGCAAAAGCGATAACAAGGAAAAACAGCATCAGAAGCCTTGAGGCCAGAATGAGGTAATGCTTGAGTTTTCTTTTGGAACTGCTGGCTTCTTTTACTTTTTGCAGAAAGCGGGTGTTGGAGAAATATACCTTTTTGGTCTTTCTAAAATTAAATAAATGAATGATGATCGGAATGAGGAGGGCGAAAAGGGCGTATAAGAATTGTGGGTATAGAAAATTCATTGGCTGCAAAAGTAGAAAAAATCAATCAATCATACGCAGATTAATTGAAGTGACTTTAACTGTTTAAAAGATTATGGAAATAAAAAAGTCATGCGAAATTCACACAACAGTCAACAAATGCAGGTAAACGCCGGTTCTATGGCCGACATAGCTTTCCTGTTACTCATTTTTTTCATGATCACCACCACGATTGTAAACGACAAAGGCATCAGTTTGTTGTTGCCGCCCGACCGACAGGAAACTGAAATGGTGCCAATTA
This region of Fulvivirga ulvae genomic DNA includes:
- a CDS encoding DUF4199 domain-containing protein, whose translation is MIQFSSIKPIFKIPLKYGLIGSLFGIVLIVVLFYSNRHPLLIPPMFDFRIILFGLFIFFGLKEFREYHNGGILNFWQGMVISFIMYMMIGIVVGLFIIAFSNLVPEFLDGYITGTIKGMELEKSRLLTEGSITISEEEYSRQMMLLKETSPALLAVDYIIKSCFIGFFLAIIISVILRRTEKRF
- a CDS encoding dihydroorotase, translating into MKKILLKSTKVIDEPSPHHNKTVNVLIDKGNIAKIGKETPNADKVIDAKGMILSPGWFDMRASFGDPGYEHKEDIISGLETATAGGFTGVALLPNNKPVTQTKNEVSYLKSRNAGSITEIFPIGAVSIDAKGEELTEMIDLHHAGAVAFSDGIQPIWHTDILLKSLQYLQKFNGLLINLPEDTRLNLFGTMNEGVNSTMLGMKGMPKLSEELIVQRDLELLQYAGGRLHFTNISSERSVAMIKAAKKRGLEVSCDIAAFQTAFDDSALSGFDTNFKVNPPFREKKDNKALIKGLQEGTIDVIVSSHIPQDEESKKLEFDLADFGIISLQTMAHNLAMLSTSVDMELLIKAVSHNPRKLLHLPVPAIKEGEHANLTLFDPTREWVLDSKSNKSRSKNSPFWNKTIKGKAVAVFNQGKQYIDDTI
- a CDS encoding BatA domain-containing protein — encoded protein: MNFLYPQFLYALFALLIPIIIHLFNFRKTKKVYFSNTRFLQKVKEASSSKRKLKHYLILASRLLMLFFLVIAFAQPFFPSEEEASAQGKTLIYLDNSLSMSNEVDEGISAFDEALQYVNTLTELYPTSVEYKILTNDFSTHSGIYQNKKDVTELTTELRMTGVARSFEEIKERLTLQQESGNYDVYWIGDFQSATAGKEEEIHFDSTYSVNLVPMNFTAVNNVYVDSIYLDNPFLIGDEKLKLNVVLKNIGVEEVNDLIVKVYVDEVQSATASVNIKPNNIVTATFDLAFNIEGNNKCRISFEEFPVTFDNDFYFTINGSQKIDVLEIKSSSQVTNVQNVFGNEELFNLKSINFSNLDYSLIPEADLVIVNGLENIDPSLAITLNEYLAEYGNIIFIPASAPDIASYRQLSGLGNLSPMDSTGKAALATPDFNDPFFENVFEETNKSFAMPEAAGVVQWGRDRTALLKYNNGMPFLSKMRGNGNLYVFGSPLHIDYTSLQAHAIFVPVMYRIAAQSASKESKLYYFIDDPNIIFRTDTLITDNVFKLRRGDEEIIPSQRISGNNVFMEVPRFTLGIGFYDLMFEGKKLTTLAFNVSPGESDLRQYTVDDLRKIFKGKVDIFEVQDKEGFKSSVERKYIGQPLWKYAIIIALIFLLMEVLLIRFLP